In the Fibrobacter sp. UWB5 genome, one interval contains:
- a CDS encoding putative LPS assembly protein LptD: MALWIFAIATPTAFGQEMTRFELEERVQEEEDTTEVDWMNDTTGVDTIEYRAVDLVYDVDKSTFNLNNSAQLKYRTATLDADTILFDQENSILAATGDPVLRETKNPSLSGMRLKYNMKSRIGEIYYATTYQDNQQLNGMEVRRLPDQRIQIARGDFSTCNDSTHQHFYFYGRRMVVKPKETITARPVVLNIADVPVAVLPMIVAPLKSGRKSGLLTPKFGGDQKQGYYMSNLGFYYAANDYWDATVKGDIIEGDEARFERSTLTGEVRYKKRYVLDGNVSYTSYLEEFDMANSGYDIRFTHNQNLTPDGKQTLSGSGSFVSSQSIRKDKALDAETILNQQANAQLTYSGRFGTNKSLTVKARQNHNLVTDMMEREIPDIQYRMSGQLFTFELDEDEEAYEDGSFISYLEKFNYNFNNRFNYYTKRARDTVNAVDTTAEYVGYTGTYSMDYSGTLFDVINITPRATFTGYWTGTGWINPEDSLKYRKRYMSLDPEHDEYGQVAYNHNYSITADTKLYGIWVPEIGRFTGARHVLSPSVSYTYAPEIDTVKKFAPHPLLGQTPYQIEQKTVGFGLNNDFDIKYLKVVGHAADTTKGDTAKAVEDVYGTRRLLTTRHSVSYNFAADSLQFSDITSSFGFQILPDYLFTINTRHSVYHKFTEDPNKVQMPELIYWGYDFSKRFSWSGEYNGGLPSQLGKYEMLKWTFGFDYSYSFSSTRVARDLFQDRVTHSTGISASLQPTKNWEMTYSTRYNYNEGRFVTHSFTFNRVLHCWQLDFSWTPTGPAAGWSFSIYVRDLPDIKLNAGSTETN, translated from the coding sequence TTGGCATTATGGATTTTTGCCATCGCCACTCCGACCGCCTTCGGCCAGGAGATGACTCGCTTTGAACTCGAAGAGCGTGTACAGGAAGAAGAGGATACGACGGAAGTGGACTGGATGAATGACACGACCGGTGTGGATACCATTGAATACCGCGCGGTGGACCTGGTTTACGATGTCGATAAATCGACCTTTAACCTGAATAACAGCGCCCAGCTCAAGTACCGTACAGCCACATTGGATGCCGACACGATTTTGTTCGACCAGGAAAACAGTATTCTGGCGGCGACAGGCGACCCGGTGCTGCGCGAGACCAAGAACCCTTCGCTTTCGGGTATGCGGCTCAAGTACAACATGAAAAGCCGTATCGGTGAAATCTATTACGCGACCACCTACCAGGATAACCAGCAACTGAACGGCATGGAAGTGCGAAGGCTCCCGGACCAACGAATTCAGATTGCGCGTGGCGACTTCAGTACTTGTAACGACTCGACCCACCAGCATTTCTATTTCTATGGACGGCGCATGGTGGTAAAGCCTAAAGAGACGATTACCGCGCGCCCCGTGGTGCTGAACATTGCCGATGTGCCGGTGGCGGTGCTCCCGATGATTGTGGCCCCCTTGAAGAGTGGACGTAAGTCCGGCTTGTTGACTCCGAAGTTCGGCGGTGACCAGAAACAGGGTTACTACATGAGTAACCTCGGTTTCTATTACGCTGCAAACGACTACTGGGATGCAACGGTCAAGGGCGACATTATCGAAGGTGACGAGGCGCGATTTGAACGCTCAACTTTGACGGGTGAGGTGCGATACAAGAAACGCTACGTGCTCGACGGAAACGTGTCCTATACTTCGTACCTGGAAGAATTCGATATGGCGAACAGCGGTTACGATATCCGCTTTACGCATAACCAGAACTTGACTCCCGATGGCAAACAGACGTTGAGCGGTTCGGGCTCCTTCGTCAGTAGCCAGAGTATTCGTAAGGACAAGGCTCTGGATGCCGAAACGATTTTGAACCAGCAAGCGAATGCGCAGTTGACTTACTCGGGCCGCTTCGGAACGAACAAGAGCCTTACGGTGAAGGCGCGCCAGAACCACAACTTGGTGACGGACATGATGGAACGTGAAATTCCGGATATCCAGTACCGCATGAGTGGTCAGCTCTTTACGTTTGAACTGGATGAAGATGAAGAAGCGTATGAGGACGGCTCGTTCATAAGCTACCTGGAAAAGTTCAACTACAACTTTAACAACCGCTTTAACTACTACACCAAGCGTGCACGTGATACGGTCAATGCCGTAGACACGACGGCTGAATATGTGGGCTATACGGGTACGTATTCAATGGATTACTCGGGCACGCTGTTCGATGTCATCAATATCACGCCGCGAGCCACCTTTACGGGTTACTGGACAGGAACGGGTTGGATCAATCCCGAGGATTCCCTCAAGTACCGCAAGCGTTACATGAGCCTTGACCCGGAACACGATGAATATGGTCAAGTGGCTTACAACCACAATTACAGCATTACGGCTGACACGAAACTTTATGGTATCTGGGTTCCTGAAATTGGCAGGTTCACGGGCGCAAGGCATGTGCTGTCGCCGAGCGTGTCTTACACGTACGCGCCAGAAATCGATACCGTGAAAAAGTTTGCGCCGCATCCGCTATTGGGTCAGACTCCGTACCAGATCGAACAGAAGACTGTTGGCTTTGGCCTCAACAACGACTTTGATATCAAGTATTTGAAGGTGGTGGGCCACGCGGCCGATACGACCAAGGGCGATACGGCGAAGGCGGTGGAAGACGTATACGGTACGCGTCGCTTGCTTACGACTCGCCACAGCGTCTCGTATAACTTTGCTGCAGATTCGCTGCAGTTCTCGGACATTACGTCTTCGTTCGGCTTCCAGATTTTGCCGGATTACCTGTTTACGATCAATACCCGCCATAGCGTGTACCACAAGTTCACCGAAGACCCGAACAAGGTGCAGATGCCGGAACTTATCTACTGGGGTTACGACTTTTCGAAGCGCTTTAGCTGGAGCGGTGAATACAATGGCGGTTTGCCGTCGCAGCTGGGCAAGTATGAAATGCTCAAGTGGACCTTTGGCTTTGACTATAGCTACAGCTTTAGCAGCACCCGCGTGGCTCGCGACCTGTTCCAGGACCGCGTGACCCATTCTACGGGAATTAGCGCGAGCTTGCAACCCACCAAGAACTGGGAAATGACTTACAGCACCCGTTACAACTATAACGAAGGGCGCTTCGTGACGCATAGCTTTACTTTTAACCGCGTGTTGCATTGCTGGCAGCTTGACTTTAGCTGGACGCCTACGGGGCCTGCCGCAGGCTGGAGCTTCTCGATTTACGTGAGAGATTTGCCGGATATCAAGCTCAATGCGGGTAGCACGGAGACTAATTAG